The stretch of DNA CGGTCGAGTCGGAGATACATTTCGAGGGTGTCTGCGACCCGATCAGCCCCTTCTTCGATAGCGCCCCACTCGCGATTGTGGGCGAGATCGTCGCTGATGGGAAGGATATCGAGATCCTCGAGACTTCCAAGAGCGCCCTGCTGCCCACCCTCTCCGTTGTTCTGATCTTCCCCGTTCTGTGCTTGCTGGCGAGCGGAGCGTTCGAGCTGATCAGCTAGCGCGGAGAGTTCTTCCTCGAGGGCCTGTTCGTCGATATCTTCGCGCTCGGATTCACCGTGGGCAGCGCGTTCGTCACCGGCAAGAGCATTCTCGTAGGTGGCTTCGTCTTCGTCGGGCGACCTCGTCGAACTCTCGGCATGGGCAGGTCCTTCCGGAATGTCTTGCCCCGATTCAGAGTCTGATTCTGCTTCGGGTTCTGAACCGGACTCCGATTCCGAGCGTGCGCCAGTGTCCGTGTCTCCCGCCGCGCTGCTGCTCGCCGTCTCGGGCGTCGGGGGCTCCGTTTGGTTCGACTGCCCTGCCTCATCTAATCCGTCCGAGGGTCGCTCGTCGTCGGTCTCGCCTACGCTCGGGCCATCACCGATCTCGTCTTCGCTCGTGTTGGGATTTGTATTCTCGCGATTGTCCTGGGAATCGGCGCCGAACTCCCCGAAAGTGAGCTGATCCTGCTGCGGAGTGTCGGTAGAGCTCGACGCGACTGATTTCGGGACATCACCCGAGGAGAACACGGGTGATGGTGACTTCGACGGTGCTTCTGTCTCGGGAGAATTGGTCTCTTGGCTCGGGTTCGTTCCTTGGTGTTCCTGCTCGCGTTGTCGGGCACGGTCGGCGGCCTGCGCAATGGCCTGGGCTCGACTCGGTGGGTCGGAGTCTGACTCGGACTGTTCATTATTCCCGCTCTCGGCCTTGTCTTTGAACTCTTCCTCGCCGCTGGTACCGTCTCCCCCCTTCTGACCAGCGTCAGCTCTCTCCTCGCTGGCTCCTTCACCGTCTTCGTGCCTACCACCCCCGTCGCGTTCCTGTGCGCCCTCGCCGCTGCTGGGGGCCTCCTCGTCGATGTCGGTGGGGTCGGGGTCAGCCGTGACTTGTGGTTGCTCAAAGACGTTTTGACGAGGGTCGCTCGTTGCTTCCTGTGACAGCGAGACGTCACCCGGATCGAAGTCCTTGGGGAGTTGTGTCGGGGAGTTGGACTGTAACCGTCCCTGTGAATCCTCACCTGTGCCAGCGTCCCCTTCGGCGTCCCGTGGGTCTTCGTCGGCCTCGAGGACGGGCTGAATGTGGTCGGTCCACGTCTTGATGACCCGTCGTGATCGCCGGATCGAAGCGGTCTTGTCGTGGTCGTGAGTGATATCTGAGCGGTCGGCGCTCCGAATCGCGAGTCCGTCGTCAGACAGCATACACAGTTCTGAGTGGATCGCCCTGAACGCGTCCCGATCCGCCTCACTCTTGAACTGTACGCGAGAATCGTCTTTGTTGAGGAGGACCTCGGTCGTTCCCGTTGGATAGATGGCCTCGTCGTACAGGCAACTCGTCACGGCGTCCCAGAATGAGTACCGGACGTGCTCGTCATCGGGAATGTCCTCGGGCGTCTGCGAGTGGAGCCGTCGAGTGAGTTCGAGCCGAATTCCGGCGTTATCGCTGAAATTCTCGCCGTGGATGGCTTCGGACTCGATAGCGCCATCCTCGACGATGTTAATGAGGTCGTGAACCTGGGCATGGTATTTGACATCGACCTCGGTTTCGAGGAGTTCTGATATCGCTGTGATGGCTGTCTTGAGTATGTGGAGCAGTTCGTGAAAGGCAAGGCCGAACTGGTGGGCGTGGTCGGCGGTGAGCTGGTCGTTGAGCGGGATGCGTGTGAGGTCGGCCTCGGTCCCAGTCACCATCACCAGGTAATCAGTGTCGACGCCGGCGAGCAACTGTTCGGCCTGAGCGCGTTCGATTTCGGTCGCATCTGAAGAGACGATGGCATCGACATCGACGGGGAGAACGGCAGCGGTCTGGACGCTGGAGGAAATGACGACATCGACGGTTACGCCCCTTGGCAGGTGACCGAGGATGAACTCTCGGAGACGGTCAGCCCGCTGCGGAGAAATTCGCGATCTCACAGCGGCGTTGGGTTTGAGATCGTCTGTGACCTGATGGCGGTGAACTGACATGGTTGGAATAGGATCGAGGCGGGACGGACGGGTACTGGACAGAGCGTGCTGCCCCCTCACCGTCACGGGGGCGCACAAACAGGCGGTGCTGAGTCCACTGGTGAGTTGTCAATCCTCTATTGATATGTCCCAGGACCCACAAGCCAGAGGGGAGAGTCGTCATCTGATAAAAAAGGCGTGCAAGATGGAGAGCATAAATTCAGCACGCGGTACCATTGCGTAGAGACGATCTAAACAGCTGATCCACAACCACTCTGATCTCAGGACACAGAGCGTGGCGTATCCCGTTTGATATCCGTAACGGCGAGATTCCCATTGAGAGTGACAGTAAGTGTGTCAGCATCGTGAACGATCGATACAGCAATCACCCATGGGTCGGTCGACTGAACAGTGGTATAGTCGTCACTCACACACCAGTCCAGCCGCCAGTACGGTGTCGCCTGCAGATCGAGACCGTGGTCTCGGTAAAACGAGATAACCGCCGACTCGTCAAGCAGAACCAGCCCAATTGGAGAGCAGAGGCTATGTTGGCACTGCTTACAGGTATATTCGGCGCGAAGGTCGGAATCGAGGCAGCAGTCGTCCCCCCGGGCAACTCGTGTCTTCATCTGGCCACTGCATCTTGGACAGACACCATCTCTGGCGAGACAATGTAGATGGCGCACCCGTTGGTTGAACGTTGAAAGAATGGCCTGTTCGTCGCGACCGATCAACCCACCCGGCGGGAA from Haloplanus rubicundus encodes:
- a CDS encoding DUF7351 domain-containing protein; the encoded protein is MNRLEAMELAEESEHCLRPAEAFALIGDETRVAILEALWQIDEQPAEFTTLYEMTETDNSAQFNYHLNQLTGHFVYKHDDGYELRTAGERVIQAVVEGSFNAHPDIEPFETGDQCTQCSGSLVATYAEEKLAISCPACGRTHGQYSFPPGGLIGRDEQAILSTFNQRVRHLHCLARDGVCPRCSGQMKTRVARGDDCCLDSDLRAEYTCKQCQHSLCSPIGLVLLDESAVISFYRDHGLDLQATPYWRLDWCVSDDYTTVQSTDPWVIAVSIVHDADTLTVTLNGNLAVTDIKRDTPRSVS
- a CDS encoding vWA domain-containing protein, whose translation is MSVHRHQVTDDLKPNAAVRSRISPQRADRLREFILGHLPRGVTVDVVISSSVQTAAVLPVDVDAIVSSDATEIERAQAEQLLAGVDTDYLVMVTGTEADLTRIPLNDQLTADHAHQFGLAFHELLHILKTAITAISELLETEVDVKYHAQVHDLINIVEDGAIESEAIHGENFSDNAGIRLELTRRLHSQTPEDIPDDEHVRYSFWDAVTSCLYDEAIYPTGTTEVLLNKDDSRVQFKSEADRDAFRAIHSELCMLSDDGLAIRSADRSDITHDHDKTASIRRSRRVIKTWTDHIQPVLEADEDPRDAEGDAGTGEDSQGRLQSNSPTQLPKDFDPGDVSLSQEATSDPRQNVFEQPQVTADPDPTDIDEEAPSSGEGAQERDGGGRHEDGEGASEERADAGQKGGDGTSGEEEFKDKAESGNNEQSESDSDPPSRAQAIAQAADRARQREQEHQGTNPSQETNSPETEAPSKSPSPVFSSGDVPKSVASSSTDTPQQDQLTFGEFGADSQDNRENTNPNTSEDEIGDGPSVGETDDERPSDGLDEAGQSNQTEPPTPETASSSAAGDTDTGARSESESGSEPEAESDSESGQDIPEGPAHAESSTRSPDEDEATYENALAGDERAAHGESEREDIDEQALEEELSALADQLERSARQQAQNGEDQNNGEGGQQGALGSLEDLDILPISDDLAHNREWGAIEEGADRVADTLEMYLRLDRRKNVRRGLSSGAYDSRAGHRLAIGDPRVCKSRTLGDEKQYALVLVLDRSGSMRRGSPPKIEIATQALARFALAAENLGIRVAITDFYRGEARLVKPFSIDTRHVQANLLDTTCGGGTPLSDAVSLARELVEAQRDEPLIITVTDGNPASMDDVIDQIRRSHAPVCSLTIATDCQPGSLSDSASELSRYYERQEAVYTPERLDDRLDQFASLLAGL